The Castanea sativa cultivar Marrone di Chiusa Pesio chromosome 11, ASM4071231v1 genome contains a region encoding:
- the LOC142614904 gene encoding disease resistance protein RPM1-like, which translates to MAEIAVSGAITAVTTVLPFLQKICSVGDRRNIEEVREWLNTMIAYLKDTEGREDTAGLKDRVQRVQDLAYETQDAIEEFMYEVPEHFHHHWITIALHDIAHFFKDFLPLCRFSSRMADIKKEVDDIGDFDTIRFCPSQVASSSTTAKEVSGTYNSFSRNDHHVLVGITKRVDVLLDRVSMGDQPRYLRDIVIPVIGDPGSGKSTVIHEVFEMVKNSFECKAWVSVTPFCKDFLEKLCQELELPFDPGRHNKRSLQFHLQQKTYILVFDGIWFENQWKCIEKLLSCTKKQGSKIIISTRNRNLASICTSSHDYIYDLNLTPLTSEEALELFCKKVFKGDKCPDHFFHLVDWCKKIMIRCEESPHAIVAVSNFLSNKPLNGTEFKNVLGSLEFEPGHPVSLSCYRIFSRSYYHLLPNLRSCFLYFCNFPEGHLVTRGRLIRQWIGCGFIEKRECTTLEQVAYEYLDELVQMSMVRVTGRDSGGRIRSCQVSNLARGFILSMSDKRNFNVLRSSSASLGGEKTRGLSLHNCPLSMLQGTDLSYVRTFSMFGGDKFSESMANELFKNFKLMKNLNLENAALQHFPKEVVNLTLLRYLSLRSTKIDSVPKSIKKLQNLEFLGLRNTLITKLPKEIFGLPKLLCLFVGCPNAVVGAQVYPGIECSTSLQKLSLIKANYKEKSIVKELGNFTDLRKLGITELKEIEGKDLCASIEKMKHLYSLSVSSASKEVYLDLKDMKESPRLLQKLSLGGRLKEIPAWVGELYNLYKIELKWSKLQNSPLEALHALPSLKELHLYAAYTGVFLEFIAQPFLELRILEVEQCNQLNQVVILEQALPKLQKLIIINCDRLAMVHITMNMLSQLEEVRVHRTVLD; encoded by the coding sequence ATGGCAGAAATTGCAGTCTCAGGAGCAATAACTGCAGTTACCACAGTGCTACCGTTTCTCCAGAAAATATGTTCCGTCGGCGACCGTCGTAACATTGAAGAAGTAAGAGAATGGTTGAATACTATGATAGCTTACCTGAAGGACACGGAAGGAAGAGAAGATACAGCAGGTTTGAAGGATCGAGTTCAACGAGTGCAAGATTTAGCATATGAGACTCAAGATGCAATTGAAGAGTTCATGTATGAAGTTCCTGAACACTTCCATCATCATTGGATCACGATAGCTCTTCATGATATTGCTCACTTTTTTAAGGACTTTCTTCCATTGTGTCGATTCTCCTCCCGCATGGCAGATATCAAGAAAGAAGTCGACGACATCGGAGACTTTGATACAATTCGCTTTTGTCCCTCTCAAGTTGCATCAAGTTCAACTACAGCTAAAGAGGTATCAGGGACATATAATTCATTTTCCAGGAATGACCATCATGTTCTTGTGGGCATTACGAAGCGTGTAGATGTACTTCTTGATCGTGTTTCAATGGGAGATCAGCCAAGGTATCTTAGGGATATAGTAATTCCAGTAATCGGAGACCCGGGTTCAGGTAAATCCACTGTTATCCATGAAGTCTTTGAAATGGTCAAAAATAGTTTTGAATGCAAGGCTTGGGTTTCTGTCACTCCCTTTTGTAAGGACTTTTTAGAGAAACTTTGTCAGGAACTGGAATTACCTTTCGACCCTGGAAGACACAACAAAAGGAGTTTGCAGTTTcatttacaacaaaaaacataCATCCTTGTTTTTGATGGTATTTGGTTTGAAAATCAATGGAAGTGCATTGAAAAGTTACTTTCTTGTACTAAAAAACAGGGTAGTAAAATAATCATCTCCACTCGTAATCGCAATTTAGCTTCTATTTGTACAAGCTCTCATGATTATATCTATGATCTCAACCTTACTCCATTAACATCAGAAGAGGCTTTGGAGCTCTTTTGTAAGAAGGTCTTTAAAGGTGATAAATGCCCGGATCATTTCTTTCATTTGGTTGATTGGTGTAAGAAAATTATGATAAGATGTGAAGAATCACCTCATGCAATTGTTGCAGTTAGCAATTTCTTGTCAAATAAGCCACTTAATGGGACGGAGTTTAAGAATGTACTTGGTAGCCTTGAATTTGAGCCAGGACATCCTGTCTCTCTTTCCTGCTATAGAATTTTCTCGCGTAGTTATTACCATCTATTGCCCAACCTCAGGTCTTGTTTCTTGTACTTTTGCAATTTTCCTGAGGGTCACCTTGTTACACGTGGAAGACTAATCCGCCAATGGATAGGTTGTGGGTTCATTGAGAAAAGAGAATGTACAACTCTGGAGCAGGTGGCATATGAGTACTTAGATGAGCTAGTTCAAATGAGCATGGTTCGTGTGACCGGTCGAGATTCTGGCGGACGAATAAGGAGTTGTCAAGTTTCTAATCTTGCAAGAGGGTTCATCCTTTCCATGTCTGACAAGCGGAACTTTAATGTTCTTAGAAGTTCAAGTGCCAGTTTGGGAGGTGAGAAAACCCGTGGCTTATCTCTTCACAATTGCCCCCTCTCCATGCTACAAGGGACAGACCTCTCTTATGTTCGTACCTTTTCTATGTTTGGGGGAGACAAGTTTTCAGAATCAATGGCCAATGAACTTTTCAAAAACTTCAAGTTGATGAAAAATCTAAACCTGGAAAATGCAGCCTTGCAACATTTTCCAAAAGAAGTTGTCAACCTCACCCTCCTAAGGTACTTAAGTTTGAGGAGTACAAAAATAGATTCAGTTCCAAAATCTATTAAGAAGCTTCAGAACCTAGAGTTTTTGGGCCTTAGAAATACTCTTATCACCAAGTTGCCCAAGGAGATCTTTGGACTTCCTAAGTTGCTCTGTTTGTTTGTTGGTTGCCCAAATGCTGTTGTAGGAGCACAAGTGTATCCAGGAATTGAGTGTTCCACTTCGTTACAGAAGCTGTCACTTATCAAGGCAAACTATAAGGAAAAAAGCATTGTTAAAGAGTTGGGGAACTTCACTGATCTGAGGAAACTAGGGATCACAGAACTCAaggaaatagaaggaaaagatTTGTGTGCATCCATTGAGAAGATGAAGCATCTTTATTCTTTGTCTGTGAGCTCAGCTAGCAAAGAGGTGTATCTTGATTTGAAAGACATGAAAGAGTCTCCTCGACTGCTTCAAAAACTATCTCTTGGAGGGAGGTTGAAGGAAATTCCAGCATGGGTTGGTGAACTCTATAATTTGTATAAAATTGAGCTCAAATGGTCAAAACTGCAAAACAGCCCACTTGAGGCCCTTCATGCTTTGCCTTCTCTAAAGGAGCTACATCTGTATGCTGCTTACACTGGTGTATTTCTGGAATTTATTGCTCAACCATTTCTAGAATTGAGGATACTAGAAGTTGAACAATGCAATCAGTTAAATCAGGTAGTGATTCTAGAACAAGCACTGCCTAAACTTCAGAAGCTGATTATAATAAATTGTGACCGCCTAGCCATGGTGCACATAACAATGAATATGCTAAGCCAGCTGGAGGAAGTGCGTGTACACAGGACTGTGTTAGACTAA